In Kordiimonas pumila, a single genomic region encodes these proteins:
- a CDS encoding TonB-dependent receptor: MLTIMPFYVGVLYFRKFLALSIMLLAALSFGIQASAADTQKKYDFHIEAATLGEALDELVQITKVQLLFPHKLAKETGIKPVIGSFFVQEALDILLEGTGFSSGLTKGGMVVVSSKKAQVGKTVKQTKEKRLLAGISSFLFGNEPVSIKNSNQDNDDPSEGLIEELLVTATRRKSTVLDVPYNIQALSAQSLENAGAQNMKDFVRLIPGLSFTDTGARDGLRVFLRGLRSGDDIGLIPTTSTYLDDTLVDRPSNFRPLDLKIVDIERIEVLRGPQGTLYGGGSVGGTLRYISKKPAMNEWSGRVGTLGSYTDSGSLNYNISGMVNTPIVDDKVAMRVSAGYFSNSGVVDNSNLDEDNIDWEATFSGRISLRIAPTEKLAVDVAYHREDTTYGDASQYDNALGEYNVDYDYLGRKKDITNLTNLTVSYDFGFAELVSSISYIDEKIEHSADITRTIRDRYIASLVADTSIPVPDITSYNEVFADNASLSEEIRLVSNTNGRFDWIVGAFIYDAKSAGGYDEYVEQPFDYQNDIEALLGVKINDDRQWRGRYQTTYNQWAVFGEFGLNITDTWHASVGIRHYDFKRTGLNSQIDQWAARDEYGFARLTPIESEISTGELNENGEALRFNTSYELNDSSLLYFTVAEGYRPGGFNVANSATELPDEYKQYESDTLISYELGGKFSLFENHIYLSSSVYYIDWSNMQTQIQLPTLFGKRGNAGKAHSKGLELELNARNLFAKGLDAAIGYAYTDAKLDETIDGIGYEAESVPFVPKHSVSFLLDYQKTLRSGWVMGVNFLTTYTGPTYTGFGPITPGYDGASDNDEYFFLGDYFLANMSVRLERGSWVVRMSADNLLGSEGNTYREISRSQSLYRDPSVFINIVRPRTIGIELTRHF; the protein is encoded by the coding sequence GTGCTAACCATTATGCCTTTTTATGTGGGTGTTTTGTATTTTAGAAAGTTTTTGGCCTTGAGCATTATGCTTTTGGCGGCGCTTTCATTCGGAATACAGGCAAGTGCGGCAGATACTCAGAAAAAGTATGATTTTCATATTGAGGCTGCAACACTGGGAGAAGCACTAGATGAACTAGTGCAAATTACCAAGGTTCAGCTCCTTTTCCCCCATAAACTGGCAAAAGAAACAGGTATAAAACCTGTGATTGGTTCGTTTTTCGTACAAGAGGCGCTCGATATTTTACTCGAGGGCACAGGATTTTCCAGCGGTCTGACTAAAGGTGGAATGGTTGTAGTTTCATCTAAAAAAGCTCAGGTGGGAAAGACTGTGAAACAGACAAAAGAAAAAAGATTGCTGGCAGGCATTTCATCATTCCTTTTTGGCAATGAACCGGTGTCAATAAAGAATTCGAACCAGGATAATGATGATCCAAGTGAAGGCCTTATTGAGGAACTGTTGGTAACAGCGACCCGACGAAAATCTACGGTTCTTGATGTCCCATACAACATTCAGGCCCTTTCAGCACAAAGCCTTGAAAATGCGGGCGCGCAAAATATGAAAGATTTCGTGCGCCTCATCCCTGGTCTTAGTTTTACCGATACGGGCGCGCGGGATGGCTTACGTGTATTTCTTAGGGGTTTGCGATCAGGTGACGATATCGGTCTCATTCCAACCACATCAACCTATCTTGATGATACCCTTGTTGACCGGCCCTCAAATTTCAGGCCGCTTGATTTGAAAATTGTTGATATTGAGCGCATCGAGGTTTTGCGTGGCCCACAAGGCACACTTTACGGCGGTGGTTCGGTTGGTGGTACGCTTCGGTATATTTCTAAAAAACCGGCCATGAATGAATGGAGTGGCCGTGTTGGCACCCTAGGTTCCTATACAGATAGTGGCAGTCTAAACTACAATATTTCAGGCATGGTGAATACGCCTATTGTGGATGATAAAGTTGCGATGCGTGTGAGCGCAGGTTATTTCAGCAATAGCGGCGTCGTTGATAATAGCAATCTTGATGAAGATAATATTGACTGGGAAGCAACATTTTCTGGCCGTATTTCTCTTAGAATTGCGCCAACAGAAAAGCTTGCAGTTGATGTGGCATATCACCGGGAAGATACGACGTACGGTGATGCCTCTCAGTATGATAATGCCTTGGGTGAGTATAATGTTGATTATGATTACCTTGGCAGAAAAAAGGATATTACAAACCTTACTAATTTGACCGTGAGCTATGATTTTGGCTTTGCCGAACTGGTTTCAAGCATATCATATATTGATGAAAAAATTGAGCATTCAGCAGATATCACCCGCACGATACGGGACAGGTACATAGCATCCCTTGTCGCTGATACAAGTATCCCGGTCCCTGACATCACAAGCTATAATGAGGTTTTTGCAGACAATGCCTCTTTATCAGAAGAAATTAGGCTTGTATCCAACACAAATGGCCGATTTGATTGGATCGTTGGCGCTTTTATCTATGATGCAAAATCTGCTGGCGGCTATGATGAATATGTCGAGCAACCCTTTGACTATCAGAATGACATTGAGGCACTTCTCGGCGTTAAAATCAATGACGATCGCCAGTGGCGCGGCCGCTACCAAACAACATATAACCAATGGGCTGTGTTTGGTGAATTTGGTCTGAATATCACGGATACATGGCACGCGTCAGTTGGTATTCGCCATTATGATTTTAAAAGAACGGGCCTTAACTCACAGATTGACCAATGGGCTGCGCGGGATGAATATGGTTTTGCCCGCCTGACCCCGATCGAGTCTGAAATATCTACAGGTGAACTTAATGAAAATGGTGAGGCTTTAAGGTTTAATACCTCCTATGAATTAAATGACAGTTCGTTGCTCTACTTTACAGTTGCGGAAGGGTACCGCCCAGGCGGGTTCAATGTTGCCAACAGTGCCACTGAACTTCCTGATGAATATAAACAATATGAATCTGATACGTTGATCAGTTATGAACTGGGCGGCAAGTTCAGCCTATTTGAAAACCATATCTACCTTAGCTCTTCAGTCTATTACATTGACTGGAGCAACATGCAAACGCAAATACAGTTACCAACACTATTTGGAAAACGAGGCAATGCAGGCAAGGCACATTCAAAAGGGCTTGAGCTTGAGTTAAATGCCAGGAACCTCTTTGCCAAAGGGCTGGATGCCGCGATAGGTTATGCTTATACAGATGCTAAACTGGATGAAACCATTGATGGCATTGGCTATGAGGCTGAATCTGTTCCGTTTGTTCCGAAACATTCTGTGTCTTTTTTGCTGGATTACCAGAAAACATTAAGGTCTGGCTGGGTAATGGGGGTGAATTTTCTCACAACCTACACCGGCCCTACCTACACTGGCTTTGGTCCGATTACACCTGGTTATGATGGTGCCTCAGATAATGACGAGTATTTTTTCCTTGGTGATTATTTCCTCGCAAATATGTCAGTGCGGCTTGAGAGAGGCAGTTGGGTTGTGCGCATGTCGGCGGACAACCTTCTTGGCTCAGAGGGAAATACATATCGCGAAATTTCTCGCTCACAGTCCTTATACCGCGATCCTTCAGTCTTCATCAATATTGTTCGGCCTCGAACAATAGGCATTGAATTGACACGTCACTTCTAA
- a CDS encoding ChuX/HutX family heme-like substrate-binding protein, whose product MLTRNALLTCLTFTFLTVSANADFTHREAPLCATPEQSTKVADFYKKSPGIPTSVAAQMLDMPEAQVVTALPAEQNHGVLTTPDMVKDVFTTIDGWGARTKLDLVYTMDGNHYFQFPSFTPMRQEDMFDGWVDAYADGGNGVHGHLWLSRIRSVHAVDMPGEKGSRTRAISFYLPDGHLAMSIYASMPGGQNDKAALKGFAETSEFLRALPSACQ is encoded by the coding sequence ATGCTAACGAGAAACGCACTCCTTACCTGCCTGACGTTCACTTTTTTAACGGTCAGCGCAAACGCAGATTTTACGCACCGGGAAGCGCCGTTGTGTGCAACACCAGAACAGTCCACAAAGGTGGCTGACTTTTATAAAAAATCGCCCGGTATTCCCACATCAGTGGCCGCACAGATGTTGGATATGCCTGAAGCACAGGTTGTGACAGCCCTGCCTGCAGAGCAGAATCACGGCGTACTGACAACTCCCGATATGGTGAAAGATGTTTTCACCACCATTGATGGCTGGGGCGCTCGCACAAAGCTGGACCTTGTTTACACTATGGATGGCAACCATTATTTTCAATTTCCCAGCTTCACACCCATGCGGCAGGAAGACATGTTTGATGGCTGGGTAGATGCCTATGCAGACGGTGGTAATGGTGTACACGGTCATTTGTGGTTGTCCCGCATCCGATCGGTTCATGCTGTGGATATGCCGGGGGAAAAAGGCAGCCGCACCCGTGCAATTTCTTTCTATCTGCCTGACGGGCATCTGGCCATGAGCATTTATGCCAGCATGCCCGGCGGTCAAAATGACAAAGCAGCCCTGAAAGGTTTTGCTGAGACCAGTGAGTTCCTGCGCGCACTGCCATCAGCGTGTCAGTAA
- a CDS encoding tannase/feruloyl esterase family alpha/beta hydrolase, which translates to MTKKLQMNTHKLKRRLTAVSFLASLLLIMLAVPLQASPPPAVEDPCSALRILDLSELDGGQVRAKVMSGSMIHNQEMTDAEAWQTKRRSRAMAAVLPEDVKAIPDHCLVAGYINPQINFELRLPAIEDWNGKFLLVACDGWCGKISTDATLAGLMHGYATMMNNGGHWGEHPFDGTWAADNIQARRDFAYRANHVAPITAKAIIGTYYGVQPTRSYMTGCSKGGQAGAMTASRYPTDFDGVLMRGPTIDYTSVNVLRCTSLEKAAFTPDGKPRMNAAKVPALQRAVMDACDELDGVKDNLISDPRKCDFDPVTIQCGKGSVGPVCLTEEEVDVVKNIYAPIYSETGEFLYPGSAYGSESAWPGWTLPVTGESPIHGDKLTYSQQCGGDYLRFMAFPESKEPGWHWRTDFNWERDKELLKDIGDMWDVNDPDFSAFRDAGGKMIIIHGWADSAIPAEASIVWYDKVSNAMGGRDAVADFARMFLMPGADHCDGGVGFESFDALKLLDDWVENGKAPDAMIAQQKVDGEVVRERPVYPYPLEAKYKGEGSIDVPQNFESHDPRK; encoded by the coding sequence ATGACAAAAAAACTTCAAATGAATACTCACAAGCTGAAAAGGCGGCTGACTGCTGTCAGCTTCTTGGCCAGTTTACTCCTGATAATGCTGGCAGTTCCTTTGCAGGCGTCTCCTCCACCGGCTGTGGAAGATCCTTGTTCTGCCCTTCGTATTTTGGACCTGTCTGAACTTGATGGTGGTCAGGTACGGGCCAAGGTCATGAGCGGCAGCATGATTCACAATCAAGAGATGACGGATGCTGAAGCATGGCAAACCAAACGTCGATCTCGTGCCATGGCGGCTGTCCTGCCTGAAGATGTCAAAGCGATACCAGACCACTGCCTTGTAGCAGGATATATAAACCCGCAGATCAATTTTGAACTGCGCCTGCCAGCTATTGAAGACTGGAACGGCAAGTTCCTACTTGTGGCTTGTGACGGTTGGTGCGGAAAAATATCAACAGACGCCACTCTTGCTGGCCTTATGCATGGCTATGCAACCATGATGAACAATGGTGGTCATTGGGGGGAGCACCCTTTTGACGGCACATGGGCAGCAGACAACATACAGGCCCGCCGAGACTTTGCTTACCGCGCGAACCATGTAGCGCCTATTACCGCGAAAGCTATCATCGGCACTTATTATGGCGTTCAACCGACCCGTTCTTACATGACAGGTTGTTCGAAGGGAGGGCAGGCCGGTGCCATGACAGCGTCTCGCTACCCAACTGACTTTGATGGTGTGCTGATGCGCGGCCCGACAATAGATTATACCAGCGTGAATGTGCTGCGTTGTACCAGCCTTGAGAAAGCAGCCTTCACCCCAGACGGCAAACCGCGCATGAATGCGGCCAAAGTGCCAGCTCTGCAAAGAGCCGTCATGGACGCTTGTGACGAACTGGACGGCGTGAAAGATAACCTGATTTCGGACCCGCGCAAATGTGACTTTGATCCGGTGACTATTCAGTGTGGCAAAGGCAGCGTTGGTCCAGTTTGCCTGACAGAAGAAGAAGTGGATGTGGTGAAAAACATCTATGCCCCAATCTATAGTGAAACGGGTGAATTTCTGTACCCTGGCTCTGCTTACGGGTCTGAATCAGCATGGCCAGGATGGACCTTGCCTGTAACTGGCGAATCACCAATCCACGGTGATAAACTGACATACTCTCAGCAGTGTGGGGGTGATTATCTGCGCTTTATGGCTTTCCCTGAATCCAAAGAACCGGGCTGGCACTGGCGCACTGATTTTAACTGGGAACGCGACAAAGAGCTTCTAAAAGACATTGGTGATATGTGGGACGTAAACGACCCGGATTTCAGCGCGTTCCGAGATGCTGGTGGCAAGATGATTATTATCCATGGTTGGGCAGATAGTGCCATTCCAGCAGAAGCATCTATTGTCTGGTATGACAAAGTTTCAAATGCCATGGGTGGCCGCGATGCTGTTGCTGACTTTGCGCGCATGTTCCTGATGCCGGGTGCTGACCACTGCGATGGCGGTGTGGGGTTTGAAAGTTTTGATGCGCTCAAATTGCTGGATGATTGGGTAGAAAATGGCAAAGCCCCTGACGCCATGATTGCACAGCAGAAAGTGGACGGTGAAGTGGTTCGCGAACGACCCGTTTATCCTTACCCTCTTGAGGCCAAGTATAAAGGCGAAGGCAGTATTGACGTGCCACAGAACTTTGAATCCCATGATCCTCGCAAATGA
- a CDS encoding PQQ-dependent dehydrogenase, methanol/ethanol family gives MRWVIALVALYCIFLQPAWSEDWPSYGLNPEETRFSNLTDINLDNIGRLGFAWSFENFVVRGRTHRGNEATPLMVAGTLYFSGPWSVVYALDARTGTLIWQYDPDVAGQAARSACCDVISRGVAYTNDRIIAATFDGYLVSLNAQTGTPVWRTDTFTDRSRNYSITGAPRIAGDLVLIGNSGGEFGVRGYVSAYHILDGSLAWRFYTVPGVEPDISDVSKMMRNSWSINTDWSYAGGGTVWDSIVYDTEMGRVYIGVGNGSPWPAWERSPGGGDNLFLSSLVALDAKTGAYIWHYQTTPADSWDYTATQQITLAHLAEGNSHVPVLIQAPKNGYFYVIDRRNGRLISAEPYTKVTWSKGIDPDTKRPILNEEAIYSGKPGLVRPAHMGGHNWQPMAYNPDAQVVFLPVLEEALEYQGYEKDRYKAGEIRVKARVKQPSSETSPLLGDYGEGVPHSVLKAWDVALQKEVWSSDPMPWWAGGVLATAGGLVFQGGADGYLRAYNAEDGTLVAALDTGSAIMAAPITYRLDGEQYIAVLAGFGGGAKTFPSGSAPLQFENRERLLVFKLDGKQIPKPPSRAATTSRTSHSQTSFDFRLASRGQKLFSDHCSRCHAFKGVPANIPSLWSMPPELYDTLESIVLRGSMSYAGMPMFADSLDSEDIKAIREYLLFDLYRERKKQH, from the coding sequence ATGCGCTGGGTCATCGCTCTTGTTGCTTTATACTGTATTTTTCTGCAACCCGCGTGGTCAGAAGACTGGCCGTCATATGGCCTGAACCCAGAGGAAACGCGTTTCTCCAATCTCACAGACATTAATCTCGACAATATTGGCCGCCTTGGCTTCGCTTGGTCCTTTGAAAATTTTGTTGTGCGGGGCCGTACGCACAGAGGCAATGAGGCAACCCCACTAATGGTGGCTGGCACACTCTATTTTTCAGGGCCTTGGAGTGTAGTGTATGCATTGGATGCAAGGACAGGAACCCTTATCTGGCAGTATGACCCTGATGTTGCCGGGCAGGCGGCCCGCAGTGCCTGCTGCGATGTGATAAGTAGGGGGGTTGCCTATACGAATGACCGTATTATTGCAGCCACGTTTGACGGATACCTTGTGTCTCTAAATGCTCAAACGGGCACGCCAGTTTGGCGCACGGACACCTTTACCGACAGATCCCGCAATTATTCCATTACAGGCGCACCGCGTATAGCGGGTGACTTAGTTCTTATAGGAAATTCAGGCGGCGAGTTTGGGGTCCGCGGGTATGTGTCGGCTTATCATATTCTTGATGGCAGCCTTGCATGGCGGTTTTACACTGTGCCAGGCGTTGAGCCGGATATATCGGACGTATCCAAAATGATGCGAAACAGCTGGAGTATAAATACCGACTGGTCTTATGCGGGCGGTGGTACTGTATGGGACAGTATTGTCTATGATACTGAAATGGGCCGTGTATACATTGGGGTTGGGAATGGTTCTCCGTGGCCCGCGTGGGAACGCAGCCCCGGCGGCGGCGATAATCTGTTTTTATCCTCACTTGTGGCGCTGGATGCAAAAACAGGCGCATATATCTGGCACTATCAGACTACCCCTGCTGATAGTTGGGATTACACAGCAACCCAGCAAATTACCCTAGCACATCTGGCGGAAGGTAATAGTCACGTTCCTGTCCTTATTCAGGCCCCAAAAAACGGCTATTTTTATGTGATCGACCGTCGGAATGGACGCCTTATATCGGCCGAACCCTATACGAAGGTAACCTGGTCCAAGGGTATAGACCCTGACACAAAGCGCCCCATTTTAAATGAAGAAGCAATTTATAGCGGTAAACCCGGTCTGGTTCGACCAGCTCATATGGGGGGGCATAACTGGCAGCCTATGGCTTATAACCCCGATGCTCAGGTGGTGTTCCTTCCTGTGTTGGAAGAGGCATTGGAATATCAAGGCTATGAAAAAGACAGATATAAAGCTGGGGAAATCAGGGTAAAGGCCCGTGTCAAACAACCCTCAAGTGAGACATCCCCTCTTCTTGGTGACTATGGGGAAGGAGTGCCACATTCAGTGTTGAAAGCCTGGGATGTTGCTTTGCAAAAGGAAGTCTGGAGCTCTGATCCTATGCCCTGGTGGGCGGGTGGCGTGCTTGCAACCGCTGGAGGGCTTGTGTTTCAGGGCGGCGCAGATGGGTATTTACGCGCTTATAATGCCGAAGATGGTACCTTGGTTGCAGCACTAGACACCGGGTCTGCTATTATGGCCGCCCCTATCACCTATCGATTAGACGGCGAACAATATATTGCTGTGCTGGCAGGCTTTGGGGGTGGTGCAAAAACATTTCCCTCCGGCTCTGCACCTCTTCAATTTGAAAATAGGGAACGTCTTCTGGTGTTCAAGCTTGATGGCAAGCAGATACCCAAGCCACCCAGCCGCGCTGCAACAACCAGTCGGACTTCGCATAGTCAAACCAGTTTTGATTTCAGGTTGGCGAGCAGAGGTCAAAAACTATTTTCTGACCACTGCTCGCGTTGCCATGCTTTTAAAGGAGTACCAGCTAATATTCCAAGCCTGTGGTCGATGCCGCCGGAACTGTATGATACCCTTGAATCTATCGTTTTAAGGGGGAGTATGTCCTATGCGGGTATGCCGATGTTCGCGGATAGCCTTGACAGCGAAGATATAAAGGCAATCAGAGAATATCTTTTATTTGACCTCTACCGCGAGAGAAAAAAGCAACATTAG
- a CDS encoding FecR family protein — protein sequence MTDKSNIVPLPDLGSEASGWLVLIDDGEMTPEDWTEFKAWFAKSDKHQEAFRQRASLWSDFDGLKALNDYAQSNEIKNLLAKDAKSHHKTHLYARRGFLTGIAASLALITGSGVAFKVYNDQRKVQLQSFQTELGGQRTIDLKDGSVITLNTSSEIKVEYRAGKRCVYLLCGEAYFDVAHDPSRPFFVIVGKKAVRALGTSFSVRLLEKKVHVTVSEGRVALLKDITFVEDGDAMPIGQPLAEVSYGQNVLFENDIELMEKLPPRVLAKKLAWRDGVLAFSGEPLSKVVEEVERYTGMNIEFENDIYASMPISGYVKIGQYSEMFEALEIMADLKAVHLSSNRVKLVKLEKGDIGEKI from the coding sequence ATGACTGACAAGAGCAATATTGTCCCTCTGCCTGATTTGGGGTCAGAGGCATCTGGCTGGCTGGTGCTCATAGATGATGGTGAAATGACACCTGAAGACTGGACTGAGTTTAAAGCATGGTTTGCGAAAAGCGATAAGCATCAGGAGGCTTTCAGGCAGCGTGCATCGTTATGGTCAGATTTTGATGGGCTCAAGGCACTGAATGATTATGCACAGTCAAATGAGATTAAAAACCTTCTGGCAAAAGATGCAAAAAGTCATCACAAGACGCACCTTTACGCTAGAAGAGGTTTTTTGACAGGCATCGCCGCATCACTTGCACTTATTACAGGGTCTGGCGTTGCCTTTAAAGTATATAATGATCAGCGGAAAGTGCAGTTACAGTCATTCCAGACAGAGCTTGGCGGGCAACGTACGATAGACTTGAAAGATGGTTCTGTTATTACACTCAATACCAGCAGTGAAATAAAGGTGGAATACAGAGCAGGTAAACGCTGCGTTTATCTTTTGTGCGGGGAAGCGTATTTTGATGTAGCCCATGACCCCAGTAGGCCTTTCTTTGTGATTGTCGGGAAAAAAGCGGTTCGTGCACTTGGCACGTCTTTCAGCGTTCGCCTTTTGGAAAAGAAAGTGCATGTGACAGTATCTGAAGGCCGTGTAGCACTTTTGAAAGACATCACGTTTGTAGAGGACGGAGATGCCATGCCTATTGGTCAGCCGCTTGCAGAGGTTTCCTATGGGCAAAACGTATTATTTGAAAACGATATAGAACTGATGGAGAAATTGCCTCCACGGGTACTAGCAAAGAAGCTTGCATGGCGTGATGGTGTTCTTGCTTTTTCTGGTGAACCTTTATCAAAGGTTGTTGAAGAGGTGGAGCGTTACACAGGCATGAATATTGAATTTGAAAATGATATATATGCCTCTATGCCCATCAGCGGTTATGTGAAGATTGGTCAATACTCTGAAATGTTTGAAGCTTTGGAGATTATGGCAGACCTGAAAGCTGTTCATTTGTCTTCTAACCGCGTGAAGCTGGTTAAGCTAGAGAAAGGTGATATTGGCGAAAAGATTTAA
- a CDS encoding RNA polymerase sigma factor: protein MSKIYKAFQANEKAIKRVFARYFRTSEDIEDLAQETFIKCFAAEARHDINDARSFLFRAAKNLAYSERKKMFRLTTDYVEDAGGADTIVDEMELSPEKRLDSQRKLALLVEAVASLPDEYREAFLMRKMENLKLSQIATRTNVTVRTAQNRVASALDMCDAHLRRRGYSPEEFGRMPELKGLQGVSPIGIKNADGKPPLYVVDNEGVNKDD from the coding sequence ATGTCAAAGATTTACAAGGCGTTTCAGGCTAATGAAAAAGCGATCAAACGAGTGTTTGCACGCTATTTTCGTACTAGTGAAGATATTGAGGATTTGGCACAGGAAACATTTATCAAATGTTTCGCCGCTGAAGCGAGACATGACATAAATGATGCTCGATCTTTTCTGTTTAGAGCTGCCAAAAATCTTGCATATAGTGAGCGAAAAAAAATGTTCCGCTTGACCACTGATTATGTGGAAGATGCGGGTGGTGCTGACACGATAGTTGATGAGATGGAATTATCTCCGGAAAAGAGGCTGGATAGCCAGAGGAAGCTAGCGCTTCTGGTGGAGGCTGTTGCGAGCTTGCCAGATGAATATCGTGAAGCATTTCTTATGCGGAAAATGGAAAACCTGAAACTTTCACAAATAGCGACAAGGACAAATGTCACTGTCAGGACAGCGCAGAACCGTGTAGCTTCTGCGCTTGATATGTGTGATGCCCATTTACGCAGAAGAGGTTATTCGCCGGAAGAATTTGGCCGAATGCCAGAGTTGAAAGGGCTGCAAGGAGTGTCACCAATCGGGATCAAGAATGCAGACGGCAAGCCACCTCTTTATGTAGTGGACAACGAGGGAGTCAATAAAGATGACTGA
- a CDS encoding amidohydrolase family protein — translation MIKKVNSPVSAVSGLHRRAFLAGIGAMGAVAPLAASMVPSNTVSASHAQNTGKPESTLIKGGFLYAGDASNTVIPESWVLIKGRKIIAVGDASTAPPPAEKVINAKGKMVLPGFVNPHWHEAFVEGPDSFKPDDSDLVPTAFSQGANIEELGKYFIELTSVEDQILPEEALIIARYSLWTQLRGGTTLIGDTGSLNSGHIMAQAALDLGMRINTGRWASDIIIPNDNNDFIRALSWQDQAADWETLAGQWHNHSSGLVRIMPSVLVSFTSSDEQLKALKAFSDKYDVHYSAHLGAVSNEASANKRVFGRSAIERFYDQGLLTNKMLSVHTNRVTDEEFKMLVDGDVNICYSPANYGLLGERSISETRMMPKFLKAGLAVSSSTDGGVSFTGGMPEAMRAMHLMVNESMGDNTACPPTTALATGTRYGAMGLGWSDSLGSIEPGKEADLVMINIDEWRYRLVSHPLSVFLVAGSGNDVETVMVAGRVVMHEGKSTMVDEQKLYTDYARVIDTARERVFGKQTAPIR, via the coding sequence ATGATAAAAAAAGTAAACAGCCCGGTCTCGGCAGTGAGCGGCCTTCATAGACGCGCTTTTCTAGCAGGCATAGGAGCTATGGGTGCCGTCGCACCCCTTGCCGCGAGCATGGTGCCTTCAAACACCGTATCAGCATCCCATGCTCAGAATACTGGAAAGCCCGAATCAACCCTCATAAAAGGAGGCTTTCTCTATGCGGGGGATGCTTCCAATACAGTTATTCCTGAAAGCTGGGTCCTCATTAAAGGTAGGAAGATTATAGCCGTGGGCGATGCCTCCACAGCGCCACCCCCTGCGGAGAAAGTTATAAATGCCAAAGGCAAAATGGTGCTGCCCGGTTTTGTAAATCCACATTGGCACGAAGCTTTTGTGGAAGGACCGGACAGTTTCAAGCCCGACGATTCTGACCTTGTACCAACCGCCTTCTCGCAAGGAGCCAATATTGAAGAGCTGGGCAAATACTTTATTGAGCTGACGAGTGTGGAAGACCAGATACTGCCGGAAGAAGCACTCATCATTGCGCGCTACAGTTTATGGACACAACTGCGCGGCGGCACCACCCTTATCGGGGATACAGGATCTCTCAATTCTGGGCACATTATGGCACAAGCTGCCTTAGACCTTGGGATGCGCATTAATACCGGGCGTTGGGCTTCGGATATTATTATTCCAAATGATAACAATGACTTTATCCGTGCCTTGTCGTGGCAAGACCAAGCCGCAGACTGGGAGACACTGGCAGGTCAGTGGCATAACCATTCATCTGGCTTAGTTCGGATCATGCCGTCTGTACTGGTGTCCTTCACTAGCTCTGACGAACAACTTAAAGCTCTCAAGGCGTTTTCTGATAAATATGACGTACATTATTCTGCCCACTTGGGGGCGGTCAGTAATGAGGCATCAGCCAACAAGCGGGTCTTTGGTCGTTCGGCAATTGAACGGTTCTACGACCAAGGGCTTCTGACCAACAAAATGCTCTCTGTTCATACCAACCGGGTTACGGACGAAGAGTTTAAAATGCTGGTGGATGGCGATGTTAACATCTGCTACTCGCCAGCAAACTACGGCCTTCTCGGTGAACGAAGCATTAGTGAAACTCGTATGATGCCGAAGTTTCTGAAAGCGGGTCTTGCCGTTTCTTCCAGCACAGATGGCGGTGTTTCCTTTACAGGCGGTATGCCAGAAGCGATGCGCGCTATGCACTTGATGGTGAATGAATCCATGGGCGACAATACCGCCTGCCCACCAACGACCGCGCTTGCAACTGGCACACGGTACGGCGCTATGGGCCTTGGCTGGAGCGACAGCCTTGGATCCATCGAGCCGGGGAAAGAAGCCGACCTTGTGATGATTAACATCGACGAGTGGCGTTACCGGCTGGTGTCTCATCCTTTGAGCGTGTTTCTTGTGGCGGGAAGCGGTAATGACGTGGAAACCGTTATGGTCGCAGGCCGTGTGGTGATGCACGAAGGCAAAAGCACCATGGTGGACGAACAAAAACTATACACAGATTATGCCCGGGTTATAGACACAGCGCGCGAGCGCGTATTCGGCAAACAAACCGCCCCAATCCGCTAG